A genomic segment from Mycobacteriales bacterium encodes:
- a CDS encoding lipopolysaccharide assembly protein LapA domain-containing protein, with protein MARGRTHEPLRVERTRTSSTWVAISIAVVFLVFLIIFIAQNDRKVPLHFLGADGNVSEALALIVAAVAGAVFVLAAGAARIIQLRLVGRRHNREMAQQQVASPPAEAAPAAPTSVADDVAR; from the coding sequence ATGGCACGAGGCCGAACGCACGAGCCGTTGCGGGTGGAACGGACCAGGACCAGCTCGACCTGGGTGGCGATCTCGATTGCCGTCGTCTTCCTGGTTTTCCTGATCATCTTCATCGCGCAGAACGACCGGAAGGTGCCGTTGCACTTCCTCGGCGCGGACGGCAACGTCTCCGAGGCGCTCGCGCTCATCGTTGCGGCGGTCGCGGGCGCTGTGTTCGTCCTCGCGGCCGGAGCGGCGCGCATCATCCAGCTTCGACTGGTCGGGAGACGGCACAACCGCGAGATGGCCCAGCAGCAGGTGGCCAGTCCGCCGGCCGAGGCGGCACCTGCGGCTCCCACCTCGGTCGCCGACGACGTGGCGCGATAG